From the Triticum urartu cultivar G1812 chromosome 4, Tu2.1, whole genome shotgun sequence genome, the window gtttgtcgagatctgatgaattgtggatttatgatcaagattatccatgaacaatatttgattcttctctgaatttttatatgcatgatttaatatctttgcaagtctcttcgaattatcagtttggtttggcctactagattgatctttcttgcaatgggagaagtgcttagctttgggttcaatcttgcggtgtcctttcctagtgacagcaggggcagcaaggcacgtattgttgccatcgagggtaaaaagatggggtttatatcatattgcttgagtttatccctctacatcatgtcatcttgcctaatgcgttactctgttcttatgaacttaatactctagatgcatgctggatagcagtcaatgtgtggagtaatactagtagatgcagaatcgcttcggtctacttgtcacagacgtgatgcctatgtttatgatcatgcctagatattctcataactatgcgcttttctatcaattgctcgacagtaatttgttcacccaccataacatttgctatcttgagagaagccactagtgaaacctatggcccccgggtctattttacatcatattagtctccCATCAATTAGCTATTTCTGTCGCcgtttactttgcaatctttactttccaatctatacaacaaaaataccaaaaatatttatcttattatctttatcaaatctcacttttgcaagtggtcctgaagggattgacaacccctttatcgcgttggttgcaaggttcttgtttgtttgtgcaggtactaggcgacttgcgtgtagtctcctactggattgataccttgattctaaaaaaccgagggaaatacttacactactttgccgcatcaccctttcctcttcaaggaaaaaccaacgcatgctcaagaggtagcagtcatccacttgagggaaaattgctactgtcctacaaaactctgcgcttggaggcccaacacgactctacaagaataaagttgcatagtagacatcaccttcccttccttctctcttctccTTTCCCTTCCCCTTCCTATTCGGCCAGCAAGGGTGCGCAGCAGCCCATGCTGTCTGCCGcatttcccctcttggcccaataggcccaattctttgtcgggggggggggggggggtgcccggaaccccttcgagAGACCTGATACATACCCAGTACCCCcgaaacacttccagtgtccaaatactatcgtcctatatatgaatctttacctcttgactatttagagactcctcgtcatgtccatgatctcatccgggactccgaagaacatccggtcaccaaatcacataactcatataatacaaaatcgtcattgaacgttaagcatgcggaccctacgggttcgaaaactatgtagacatgaccgagacacctctccggtcaaaaaccaatagcggaacctggatgctcatattggttccacatattctacgaagatctttatcgatcgtaccgtaatgacaacacatgttattccctttgtcatcggcatgttacttgcccgagattccatcaccggtatcttcatacctaggttaatctcgttaccggcaagtctctttactcattccgtaatgcatcatcccgcaactaactgatagtcacattgcttgcaaggcttatcatgatgtgcattaccgagagggcccagagatacctctccgatactcggagtgacaaatcctaatctcgatctatgccaaccaacaaacaccttcagagatacctgtagagcatatttataatcacccggttacgttgtgacgtttgatagcacataaggtatttctctggtatccgggagttgcataatctcatagtcgaaggaatatgtatttgacatgaagaaagcaatagcaataaaactgaacggtcgatatgctaagctaacggatgggtcatgtccatcacatcattctcctaatgatgtgatcccgttcatcaaatgacaacacatgtctatggttaggaaacttaaccatctttgattaacgagctagtctagtagaggcttactacggacattgtgttttgtctatgtatccacacatgcatcaagtttccggttaatacaattatggcatgaataataaacatttatcatgatataaggaaatataaaataacaactttattattgcctctagggcatatttccttcagcttattcaagtccagaattccagctgccggtattctccttcttttgtgtgaaccttgcataaTATGAGAGAAAAAGCATTAGAATTACtacaaaaagcattattatgcataaaaacattataaataatagtaggtaaacatgatgcaaaatggacgtatcaacgcCCACACGAGCGCCTTGTTGTTATAGCACCAAACGCTGCCATAACACCAACACCATTCTCCATGTCTCGCGCGAATGCTGCCACGACAGCCGATCCACGCTCACCTAACTTCGTTGGCATGGCGCCGGATCCGCCAACACCTAAACCTCCTACCCGACCCCGGAAACTGCTGCCATGGCAGCCGATCCGCACCCTCCTAATTCCGCTACCATGTCGCGAATCCCGAGCCAGCTCCCAACACCACCCACTCCCCTCGCACACCCACTGCCCGTCGTCGCGCTCCCCCGCCACCTCCCAGCCATACCATGCAAACCCGCGTGCAGGCTGGTAAATTCCTCCCAAACCCTAAATACCACAACAACCTCTACCACCACTAACACCTCCATCTCCCCCTTCCCAAAGAGTGTGCATGCTGCTTTGCGCGATCCATGATGGCTGTCTAGAATTTAGGTGGAGTACAGGGCCTTGATGGAGAACCAGACGTGGTGGCTCGTTCCCCGACCAGTCGGCGCCAACATCGTCAGCGGCAAGTGGTTGTTCTGGCACAAGTTCAAGGTCGACATCACTCTGGAGTGGTTCAAAGCCCGATGGGTCATTCGCGGCTTGTCCCAGCCTCTCCCTGTGGTCAAGGCTGCCACCATTCACATGGTGATCATGGTTGCTGCTTCCCGCAACTGGCCTGTTCACCAGATGGATGTGAACAATGCGTTCCTCCATGGCCGCCTCTCCGAGCAGGTCCTCTGTCAACAGACAGCCAGGTTCGTCAATGCCGCCCACCCCGACCACGTTTGTCTTCTTGATAAATCATTGTACGACCTCAAGCAGGCGCCTCACGCTTGGTTTACCCACTTCGCCACGTATGCTCGCCAGATCAGCTTCTCCAATGCCCACGCAGATCCCTTGTTGTCCGTCCCCCACAACAACGGTGGCACAACGTATCTACTTCTGTATGTTGACGACATCATCCTTGTCGCCTCGTCGACTGCACTTCTTCAACACCTGCAGCGATAACTCTTCGCGGAGTTCTCGATGAAAGATCTCGGGCCCCTGCACTACTTCCTGAGTATCACTATCACCCGCAGCGAGCGTGGCTTCTACCTGTCGCAGCGCAAGTACGTAGAGGAGCTGCTCGAGCGTGCCAACATGCATGCCTGCAAGCCCGTGGTCACATCGGTGGACATCCGCGCCAAGCTCTCTACTTCCGACGATGCACCCGTCTCTGATCCTTTGGAGTACCGCAGTCTCGTCGGTGCACTACAGTACATGACCATGGAAAATAATCCTGTCATGAAATGTCGGGTAGGTGCTCGGCCATGATGTTTGGGGCCAACGAGCACGTAGTGGTCCACGCATGGGGCCACAAACTGCCTCTCGACGGCCAAATCTAGCATGAGCTCCAGGGGCCTCAGCGACGAAGTTGTTTTGTATTTTGACGAAAGCTGTGAGGCAACGGAGGTGAGAAAAGTGGAATCATAGGTTGTCGTCGATCTTTCTTTTCTTCCTTGGCGACGAGGgaggcctcctcctcctccgcttGCTCCTCCTAAAACATCTGCAACCCCTCCTCCGACTGTGACACCCAATCGACCCGCAGGGGAACCAACACCCAAGGTGGCTCCCGGGTTAGGGAGCTGTCCCTGAATCCGGTTTCGCTCACTGACGATCACTTCTCGGCGTCAGACTTCTTGCTTGTTGCGGCAAGCGAAGGTTTGGTGTTGTGCGGCAGCCACTGGATGTGCGGGGTAGGATGATGATTATGCACGTACTGTTTGCAGGGAGGAGCCTCGTGGGCTTTTAAGCCGTAGTAGGCTTCTAGGTCATGGCACGGCCAAGAATGCGGGTAGACGGGAGTTGGATCTACCAGAGTGAATGGGGGCAGGCGGGATGCTCGTGTGTTGCGGTGAACCCGTTAGACCGGAGTGGACATGGTGCGGGAAGCCGCATTGGCCGAGTATGACGTGACATCCATCTGAACTCTCCAAACTCCTTGTAATTGGCGCAAATTTGCGGGATTTCAGTCGGGACAAATTTGGTAACCGCCATTGAATGGTCAAAAGTGTGTGGATGGCCCGGTCCAGATATTTGTGGGTAATTTAATGATCAACGTTGAAGTTGCTCTAAGATAAACATGGTTTTTCAGAGCAACCTTGTTGAGCAGTACAtagaaaaacaaaacaaatatATGAGAGAGTAGAGAAGTAACTCAGGTCCAACCTAACCATCTGGGTCGACACGACCCGTCAAGCCTCGGATAAGGCAAGGCACAACACAACCCATGTCGGCCTTTCTATAAAAAGGATGCGTCGTGCCAACTCGAAGAGTTTGGATGGAGGATCGGCCCCGCACACCGACCCACATTAAAAAGGCCAAAAAGGACATAAAAGGCCTAAACTACCAAAAAAGACCTAAAAGGCTTAAACATCCCTAAAACAATTGTAGAAATACCCTAAAACGTCCAAAACAGCTCTAAAAAACCCCTAAAATGGCGCCACAGTTAAAAGGGTCGTGTCAGGCCACCCTTAAAGCTTGACCTTAGGAATCAACACTGGCACATGGCGTGCTGAAGGCCGGCCCAACCCATGTATCCGCGTGCCACTTCGTGCCGTGCCAAAAAATACATGCCGCGAGCTGGACTTATAAGCACGACTCATATGGCCAGGTTTGTCCGGTCTCATCATTTTAGATCCAAAATGGTGGTACTTCCTCCTTTTCGATTTATAGGGCTTGAATTTAAAATCTCGTCAATCAATGCAGATGATGAGTGGAGTATCTCGTAATTTATAAAATTACTCAAATTTTAATATGGATTAATTACAATATATGCATGGATGACCACCAAATGAGTAGGAATAGTTACATGCACTGGTTGGTTTCTTTTAATCTTTGCATGCATCAATTTAATGCAACTTGGATTGTGAACATGTGGTGGAATGAAGTGAAAATAAGACTTATAATATGGTAAAACCAAGAAAATGAGATGAGCCCAATAAACCAGAGAGAAGGAAGTACTATGTTACAAAGATAATGTCTCTAAAAATAAGGAAAAACTACGCTACAAAGATCAGACTCCTGCACATGAGACCTCTTTGCAGAGATACAAATTATATCAAAATTATTGGCAGACAGCTTAGGATTCAAGAGCAAGTACACAAGGAAACAAGGGGTGGTGGAGTGGCGTACAGACCAAATCATTCAAAGAAGCACGAAAACCAGCCTTCCTACACAAATAAAAAGAAACCGAAAGAAAAGGTGGCCTCCATGACCAATCGAGGAAGAAAAAGGTCCCATCTTGTTTATTGCTTCAATTATGGCAGCAGTTTTGCCGTGCAGGCCGAAATAATTTCCTCTTGCCCCCTACCAGCTTTTGCTCAACCTGCTTCCCATATGCAATTATTAAATATCTCCCCATTTTTTTACTATCAAGGATTCCCTTCTTTATATGAAAGaaagagaaaagagagaaaatAACAATATTTGCCACTTGCTACGGGTAAGCTGTCCCCGTGTGGTTCCCCGTTTCCTGGCTATTTAAGGCCTCCCATCCCCTccttccctttccttcctcccATCGGCACGCCCATCCCGCTCCTCTCATAATCCTGAGAGTTTcttcttttgttttatttttatttcttggTAGGAGTAACAACAGTTTTGGCTCTCCTCCTTTCTCTCCCCCTGTATCCAAGGAGAGAAATCCAGAGGCGAAGCTTCAGGTAAACATCAACCTCCTCTCCCCCATTTCTCTATTTATCTCTCTCCCTCTAGTTTCTCATCTTCTGTTGGGGATCTGTGTTGTGTGGTCTGGGGTAGAGGTGAGGCTCGTTCTTTCTGTTTTCTTGATAGGTTTTGTTACAGATCTTGGGAACCCACCACATGTTCTTgcaaaaagagagaataaaacCGAGAGGATTTGTTCTTCTGTGACAAATCTTCTGGAAAGTTCCAGTTTCTTTTGATTTCTTTCTGTGTGGGTGGGGAAAAATCAGATTAGTTAGCAAATGTTTTTGGTGTCTCGTTCGTGTGAAGATTGAACGATTTTAGAGGTGAAACTGAGCAATTTCTTTGGCTGTTCTTGTTCTTGCAGGGTCTGTAAATTTTCCGGATCTAATCAACTAACCAAAAAAACCCAAAAAAGAAACCATGAGCCACTTCGCCGCCATGAAGAGCCCCGTCCCggtcgccgccgctgccgccaccgACGCGAAGAGCCCGCTCTTCTGCCCCAAGCCGCGCCGCCCGGTCGCGCCCCTCCGGTGCCACCAGAGCGGCCACTCTGACGCGGGCGCCGGCATGGATCTGCTCGACCTCCTCCTATCAAAGGTGAGTTCTTTCTCCGCCTCGGCCCAAGATCCATGATTTCCTCGCGTGGCTTCTCTCCAACGGGTCGCTGATGTTTCTGCTCCGGTTCTTGCAGGGCGACGAGAGCAATCTTTCCGCGGCGTCCCCTCAGCCGCCGCTGTTCTGTGGCTCGCCTCCGCGGCGGGCCTCGAACCCGGTGGTCCACGACAGCCGGTTCGGCATGGACTGCCCGTCCAGTCCCCTGCCATGGTGGCCGGTGATGTCGCCGGTCACGCCAGCGCCGGTGGTGGTCCGTCCCACCCCACGCCCGGCGGGACCGCCGATGTCGCCCCGTTCCTCGGCTGGGTGCGCTCGCGTGTTCCAGCCAGCCGTCCGCGTCGAGGGTTTTGACTGCCTCGACGGTGGCCGTAGCGGCCGTGGCCATGGCATCGCCGCCATGGTCTAGATGCACATACAACATCGAATAACCAGGAAATCTTCTCCCCTCAGTAGTGCAAAAGCTTTGGGAGGGAGAGATGAGAGTGAGGAGATGAGTGAGAGGAGCTTAAGTCCAAAATTTAACCCCTAAAAACTATATAATCCATCAATCAAATCCCATAAGTATAATGAGTCTAGGTAATTTTACCACAAATCTTTTTGTATGTAAATAAATTTCAGGTTCAGATGCAGGTGCCCTTCATGTAAATTTGGGAGCTCTAGTTTGGGGGGACGGGGTAGAAGAAATCTAGAAGGGGGGATCTGGGACAGAGGGCACAAGAAACACGAAGTTTAGCCCTCTTTGTATGAATCAATTTTTTCATGAGTCCCTTTGCCTTCCTTCTGGATTAGTCATTCAATTAGGTTGGAGGGAGGGGTTGGGAATTAGTTAGGTACCTGTCCTAGTTCATCTGTCATCATGCTTATTTTTGGTTTATGATGGAATTGTTTTTGTCCATGCAACCAAGAAATCCAGGGCCAGCAAGGCCATGGAGATGTGTACAAAAGAGTGGCTaccagaagagaagagagagcaGCTAGGTTTAAGTCAAGTCAATGAGTGAGTTGTGTGAGAGGCATGAATGATGTATTCCTGATATCGTTTTCTCTGTATATGTAATATATCGTTTCATTGAAGCAATATGTGTAATATCTCATGCCATGATTATCACCATCCCCTGTGACAtcttttattttttggaatttttcgtCACCTCTCAATTTCTTGGTGGTTGGAGCCCCATCACAACACATGGTTTCCATGTGCTCAACCAACACGTAGGTGATAAGGATGCTGACTAGCCAATGACTAATGCAAAATAGCCTCCCTGAGTGGCTAATAATCTCAAGCTGGCTCCTGGGGATCTGAAGGGCCAAAGATGAAATACCATGGTTTTTCTTGTGGCCTTCACCCCAAGTGTGTCCTTTTCTTTGAGATGTAGatgtggtactactactagtactgaATCTTTTGTGTTGAATCCACTGGATTTATTGGGGCGGTCAATCAATCAACCAAGTTGTTGACGCAGATGCTCTGCCAACAGCTGCAACGGTGAACAAGTTGCACTATTTACCACCAGTAAAATACAGGCCGAAAAAGCATGCAGCACACGTTCTTATCTTGCCACCTGCTGCGAGTCAAAATCCACATGCTTTGTGGCGTCTTGTGCCTGCCACAAGGTGAGACGTAGATGCAGTGATCTCACCTCAAAAGGTGTGAGGCTGGGAGGGAAAAGGAGGCAGGAGGATGCAAGCAAGCAAGGGGCATGGCAACTTGAGTGCACTTGAGGACAGATTCAAACGCAGGATTTCACCGGAAGTAAAGTAATCTTTGTTTGGATCTCAGGCCAGGCCTTTTCGAAAGGAGAATATATAGTAGACCCTGAAGATGCTTGAGATATTTTTGTTTATGTCTCAGACTGACTCAAACACAGAAACTGAAGGAAATAAAAAGACCCATGTATAGAtatatttttgattttttttctgtcTATTTACACTTCTCAGTTACTGCTGCTCTGATTTTCCCTCGCCATGTTTAAAGTAAGACACAACATAAGCTCTTGACTCTTGATAGCTGCATTTTGCGCCCTGCTGGTTTTTTGTCAAATTGGTTGTCAACCTCACACTTTCGGCTGCAATTGGAGCACAATCAGTGGAATCAGAGCTAACCTAAAAGCCCATGACGCCCCCACCCGTCAGGTGCTTGTCTGTCCTTTTCAACAAAAAAATGTTTTAGCTTTAAAAATGCATGATGACCGTTCAGCCGTCCAACTGGCAAGCTCCAACGCGGGAGGAAAAGAAAATGGTGAGGAAAGAGAATACTCCCCCACAcattatactccctccggtccATTTTTACTTTGCATACAAGGATTCTCTAAAGttaaactttgtaaagtttgacatATTTAcatgaaaaaatatcaacatctacaatactatAGTTAAAATATATGAAAATTAAATTCATGACCCATTTGATGATGTTGATTTCATATTGTCAATTGATATTTTTAATATATAGTTGGTCTAACTTTATGATATTTGACTTCATACAAATCTTATATGTGAAGTAAAAAAGAACCGGCTCTCTCTCGGCTCGCAGCACCCATAACTCCACTCGCCACCCTCATCCTCTTCGGCGGACGATGCACCCCGCTCCACCTCGTCTCGCTCCCCATGGATCCTCCTCGAccccgtcctcctccctgacCGGAGCCGGGCGGCCGCAGATCCGGTGCCGGCATCCCCTCCCCTCCACATCAACGACCCGTCCTGCGCCTCcaccccgcccccccccccccccccccccccccccccccccccccccccccccccgcgcgcccGTCACGGACGGGCTGCGGCTGGTCCGGTGGATCCAGCGACGGACCCCTCCTGGCCTCCTCGCCCCCGCCACCGCAGGTCCCTGCCGGGAAGAACCTCCACTCGGGTGCCCCCACCCTCTGTCCACCTCGGACGCCGCCGGTTCCTGCCGGGAAGGACCTCCACTTGGCAGTGCCCCCACCCCCCTGTCGTGGTACAGCGGACCCCGCTACTCCACTACCCCACCTCGTCTCCACCCTCCTCACCGGCGGCCTGCTCCACTCATCCTTCCTCGGTTCACCACCATCCGCCTCACATGTCCGTCTCGGTCCTGTCCTCTGTCGCCCCTTGTCTCCACTTGGATGGCGGCCCACCATTGACGGATGTGCTACGGGAGAAATCCCCGCTGACCTTGTCAGCTGACCATGACGGTGCTACTCCAGCGTCGCTTACCCTCTTGGGGGCGTGGCTCATGTGCCACTCCTGTCTCTCGGTCCGGATTCGCAGCTCTCGGCTCTTCCCTCTGGGAATTTAACCGGTTATGCTCCAGGCGGAAGCTCTGTGACGGCGTCATCCTCGGATGTCGTCCACCTTCTTGAAGGCGTCACTAGGGAGCTCCTTGCCGCCATTCATCCTCCGTTGCCCTTGGGGGTTGGTCATCCTCTGCTCTGCTAGCTCAAGACCCTCTCATGTCTGTCGTCTGTTTTGTGAGCTTCGTGCTCTTCGTGCTACCTCGGTTCATCTTTGCTCAACTACGACGCAACGATGCCTCCCCACCTTGCTAATTGTGTCGGCTTGCTGTGGCGGAGCTTCCAGTTAAGGTTCGTGATGGGTCACTCGTTGATTGGTGCTGCTCCTCTGTTGTGCCAAGGGGTTGGTACGCACGCCGGTGTGGTGCGTTAGGATAGTTGTTTAGTGTTGGTATTGTGATTCCTCGACGACACACCACTTCCACTCGACTTTTATGGTGGTGGTCTCTTGGCTTGCTGGCTAGGTAGTGCTTTCTTCGGGGCGTCTCTATATGTTCTCACCCTATGTAATCCTTCCTCCTGTGCGGTTTTTTGGCCCGGTTTCCCTTATAAACGGGGTCAACCTGTTAAGGTTTTCGATCTGGTTTTCCTTATAAACTGGATCAAACACTTGACATTTTGGCCACTTTGAGCAATATATTCAGGTGGGGACTCTCTCCCCCTCGGTGACCGTTcaaaaaaaaagtaaaaaagaaCCGGAGGGAGCACCTCTCAAATCCTCCTTATACATCCGGACGGACGACCCAGTCAATGTCTGGTCACAAAAGCTCGACCCAACCAAACCCTCAAATCGGCCCTAAACGTCCGGGCTGTCCAACAACCCCTAATTCCCAGCTCATATTTGGGGTAGATATGAGCCGAACAAGACACACCCGGACGCAACCACCACACTGGACCGACCCACGCTGACCCACGTCGACCCCATCCCGTCCCCACAAAAGACCACCCAGACCAAACCCTAGTCCCCACTCTCTCACTCTTTGCTCCCCTCCACTGCTCGcctcctgctacctcttgagcactgcgttcgttgtcccttgaagaggaaagggtgatgcagcaaagtagcgtaagtatttcccttagtttttgagaaccaaggtatcaatccagtaggaggccacgcgcaagtccgcacctacacaaacaaataaaatcctcgcaacaaacgcaataaaggggttgtcaatcccttcacggtcacttacaaaagtgagatctgatagatatgataagataatacatttggtatttttatgataaagatttaaagtaaataaagcgaaataaaaacagtgcaagaaatagcttgttgacggaagattaatatgatggaaaatagacccgggggccataggtttcactagtggcttctctcgagagcataagtattacggtgggtaaacaaattactgttgagcaattgacagaattgagtatagttatgagaatatctaggtatgatcatgtatataggcatcacgtccgagacaagtagaccaactcctgcctgcatctactactattactccacacatcgaccgctatccagcatgcatctagagtattaagttcaaaagaacagagtaacgctttaagcaagatgacatgatgtagagggataaactcatgcaatatgatataaaccccatcttgttatccttgatggcaacaatacaatacatgccttgctgcccctactgtcactgggaaaggacaccgcaagattgaacccaaagctaagcacttctcctattgcaagaaagatcaatctagtaggccaaaccaaactgataattcgaagagacttgcaaagataaccaatcatacataaaagacttcagagaagattcaaatattgttcatagataaacttgatcataaacccacaattcatcggtctcaacaaacacaccgcaaaataaggttacatcaaatagatctccacgagagagggggagaacatcgtattgagatccaaaaagagagaagaagccatctagctaataactatggacccgaaggtctgaagtaaactactcacacatcatcgaagaggctatggtgttgatgtagaagccctccgtgatcgatgtcCTCCTCCACGGGATCCCTTCCCATGTCGAGCTCCGGGAGCGCATCCGGCGATGGATATGGCAGCAAGACGGATCCCATCAATAGGGACGCCCTGCTGCAAGAGGACCCGTAGTGGGACGATGAGGACCGTGTCGTAGTGCAGCATTCGTGTGTGGGCAAGGGTATTAGCTTGAGCTCCACACTGTCCTCAGTCGCCCGACGCAATGCGGCTACCAACGCCGGCCCATCGTGGTTCGTGTTAGTGCAAATCCGCCTCCCCCCGAGCCCCCTCCCACACCCATTGTCCCGTTGCTCCTCCCAACCGACGATGGGTCCTCATGCCCGCACCGGCGATCCCGTGGAGGAGGACACCTAAATCGGAGGCACGGGCAGCACACCGTTAGAGGCAGTGAGTCGTGTAGAGGACGACAACGGCCGGTTTGTCCCACAGCTATTGCGGCTCCCGCATGTTTACGTCGCTCGACCTAGTGGAACGG encodes:
- the LOC125551689 gene encoding uncharacterized protein LOC125551689 → MSHFAAMKSPVPVAAAAATDAKSPLFCPKPRRPVAPLRCHQSGHSDAGAGMDLLDLLLSKGDESNLSAASPQPPLFCGSPPRRASNPVVHDSRFGMDCPSSPLPWWPVMSPVTPAPVVVRPTPRPAGPPMSPRSSAGCARVFQPAVRVEGFDCLDGGRSGRGHGIAAMV